In a genomic window of Corynebacterium coyleae:
- a CDS encoding potassium channel family protein codes for MKLRRVFTLSANAADQTAIPVHHLLDVVSIPALERATPWSLIARRFGYALLLIVAVAIVAFIDRNGYSEPLTFIDALYYSAVTLSTTGYGDITPVTQSARVINIFFVTPARVAFLMLLVGTTLSVLTEDSRKTLQIQQWRNTVRNHTIVIGYGTKGRSAVDALVAGGASPSSIVVIDPDPAALAVAEKHGLVTVHGNGTKSDVLRIAAVSRARSVIVAPSSDDTAVLITLSVRELAPSAMIVVSVREGENQHLLMQSGADSVVVSSETAGRLLGIATVTPPVVEMMEDLLSPDEGFAVAERQIADDEVGANPRHLADIVLGVVRSGELYRIDSPEAETVEPGDRLLYVRMNTPDIRRQAEKAVRDED; via the coding sequence ATGAAACTGCGCAGGGTTTTTACGCTGAGCGCGAACGCCGCGGATCAAACGGCGATCCCGGTGCACCACCTGCTCGATGTGGTCAGTATCCCGGCCCTCGAGCGGGCGACGCCGTGGTCGTTGATCGCGCGCCGGTTCGGCTACGCCCTGCTGCTTATCGTTGCCGTCGCGATCGTCGCGTTCATTGATCGCAATGGATACTCCGAGCCGTTGACGTTCATTGACGCGTTGTATTACTCGGCGGTGACCCTGTCTACCACGGGCTACGGTGATATCACTCCGGTGACGCAGTCGGCCCGAGTCATCAACATTTTCTTCGTCACTCCGGCCCGTGTGGCCTTCCTGATGCTCCTCGTCGGTACGACTTTGTCGGTGCTGACGGAGGATTCCCGTAAGACGCTGCAGATCCAACAGTGGAGGAATACCGTGCGCAACCACACCATCGTTATCGGCTACGGCACGAAGGGCCGCTCGGCGGTCGACGCATTGGTGGCAGGCGGTGCGTCGCCGTCGTCGATTGTTGTCATCGACCCAGACCCGGCTGCGCTTGCCGTCGCGGAGAAGCACGGTTTGGTCACGGTGCACGGCAATGGCACCAAGTCGGACGTGCTGCGCATTGCGGCGGTGAGCCGTGCGCGTTCGGTGATCGTGGCACCGTCTTCGGACGATACGGCTGTGCTGATCACGCTGTCGGTGCGTGAGTTGGCGCCGAGTGCCATGATCGTGGTCAGCGTGCGAGAGGGTGAGAACCAACACCTGCTTATGCAGTCGGGCGCGGACTCGGTGGTGGTCTCCTCCGAAACGGCCGGACGTCTGCTTGGCATCGCAACGGTGACCCCGCCCGTGGTGGAGATGATGGAGGATCTGCTCAGTCCGGACGAAGGCTTCGCGGTGGCAGAGCGTCAGATCGCGGACGACGAGGTTGGTGCGAACCCGCGCCACTTGGCAGACATCGTGCTTGGCGTGGTGCGCTCCGGTGAGCTCTACCGCATCGATTCCCCCGAAGCAGAAACGGTCGAGCCGGGCGATCGCCTCCTGTACGTGCGCATGAACACCCCGGATATCCGCCGCCAGGCGGAGAAGGCAGTGCGCGATGAGGATTGA
- a CDS encoding ATP-dependent DNA helicase UvrD2 — protein sequence MRIDLSVLDSDQRVAAEAPRGPVCILAGAGTGKTRTITYRIANLIDRGTVAPNKVLAVTFTQRAAGEMRDRLRTMGIGGVQARTFHSAAMRQLQYFWPQIAGDLPWRLLDNKFPLVARAARAGGLDTGKEMVRDLLSEIEWAKASVIGPEDYAARIADTPRTPPTDPQRVAQVYRLYEEAKTSPDGMLLDFDDLLLHVAGALENAPAVAEEFRAQYQTFVVDEYQDVTPLQQRVLEGWLGDRDDLTVVGDANQTIYSFTGATPDYLLNFSRTYEHATVVKLQRDYRSTVEVTELANTVIGKAKGRVAGTRLELEGMRGRGPAPQFNGYDDEPSEARAVARAIRRLLDDGVPAREIAILYRINSQSAAFEAALADAGIAYQVRGGEGFFHRAEIREAIAALVRAARRTDLPDDPVAVARAAFAPIGLTQTEPEGAQARERWQSLSALVDLIEEIVRTREAEDLPQVLRSLRQRAEAKQPPAVDGVTLASLHAAKGLEWDAVFLVGLVENTLPISHAIKAGDDQIEEERRLFYVGVTRAREHLHLSWSLSRQEGGRKNRSRSRFLDGIAPELDVERSPERLKRNRRCRVCGNPLFSPADKALGRHEECEPSYDENVLAALKRWRLDVSRAAGRPAYMVFSDVTLMAIAEAMPANETELLGISGIGPVKVEEYGAGVLATLEEHRH from the coding sequence ATGAGGATTGATCTGAGCGTGCTTGATAGCGACCAACGTGTCGCCGCCGAAGCACCCCGCGGGCCTGTGTGCATCCTCGCCGGTGCGGGCACGGGTAAGACGAGGACGATTACGTATCGCATTGCCAACCTGATCGATCGCGGCACGGTCGCCCCGAACAAGGTGCTCGCCGTGACGTTTACCCAGCGCGCGGCAGGGGAGATGCGCGACCGTCTGCGCACCATGGGTATCGGGGGAGTGCAGGCGCGCACGTTCCACTCCGCGGCCATGCGGCAGTTGCAGTACTTCTGGCCGCAGATCGCCGGTGACCTGCCGTGGCGGCTTTTGGATAACAAGTTCCCGTTGGTCGCCCGCGCCGCCCGCGCAGGTGGGCTGGATACGGGCAAGGAAATGGTGCGCGACCTGCTTAGCGAGATCGAGTGGGCCAAAGCCAGCGTGATCGGCCCGGAGGATTACGCCGCACGCATCGCCGATACCCCGCGCACCCCGCCGACGGATCCGCAGCGCGTGGCCCAGGTGTACCGCCTCTACGAGGAGGCGAAGACGAGCCCGGATGGCATGCTGCTCGATTTCGACGACCTGCTGCTGCACGTCGCCGGCGCGCTTGAGAACGCACCTGCGGTGGCGGAGGAGTTCCGCGCCCAGTACCAGACCTTTGTGGTGGACGAGTACCAGGACGTCACCCCGCTGCAGCAGCGCGTGCTGGAGGGCTGGCTGGGTGATCGCGACGATTTGACCGTGGTGGGCGATGCCAACCAGACCATTTACTCGTTTACCGGCGCCACCCCGGATTACCTGCTGAACTTCTCGCGCACCTACGAGCACGCCACGGTGGTGAAACTGCAGCGCGACTACCGTTCCACGGTAGAAGTCACCGAGTTGGCCAACACTGTCATCGGCAAGGCCAAGGGGCGCGTCGCCGGCACTCGCCTGGAACTGGAGGGCATGCGCGGGCGCGGTCCGGCGCCACAGTTCAACGGTTACGACGACGAGCCGTCTGAGGCTCGCGCCGTGGCCCGCGCGATCAGGCGTTTGCTTGATGACGGCGTCCCCGCCCGCGAAATCGCCATCCTGTACCGCATTAACTCCCAGTCGGCCGCGTTTGAAGCGGCGCTGGCGGATGCCGGCATTGCCTACCAAGTCCGTGGTGGGGAAGGGTTCTTCCACCGCGCCGAGATCCGCGAAGCCATCGCAGCCCTGGTCCGAGCCGCCCGCCGCACCGACCTGCCGGACGACCCGGTGGCGGTCGCCCGCGCCGCGTTCGCACCCATCGGCCTGACCCAGACCGAACCCGAGGGCGCCCAGGCTCGTGAGCGCTGGCAGTCACTCAGCGCGCTTGTGGATCTCATCGAGGAGATCGTCCGCACCCGAGAAGCCGAGGATCTCCCGCAGGTGTTGCGCTCGTTGCGCCAGCGCGCAGAAGCCAAGCAGCCACCCGCTGTGGACGGGGTGACCCTGGCCAGCCTGCACGCCGCGAAGGGCCTGGAGTGGGACGCAGTATTTCTCGTTGGCCTGGTGGAGAACACCTTGCCGATCTCGCACGCGATCAAGGCCGGCGACGACCAGATCGAAGAAGAACGCCGCCTGTTCTACGTCGGGGTGACGCGTGCGCGTGAGCACCTGCACTTGTCGTGGTCGCTGTCGCGCCAGGAAGGTGGGCGAAAGAACCGGTCGCGGTCGCGCTTCTTGGACGGCATCGCACCGGAACTTGATGTGGAGCGCTCCCCGGAACGCCTCAAGCGCAACCGCCGCTGTCGCGTATGCGGCAACCCGCTGTTCAGCCCAGCAGACAAGGCGCTCGGACGCCACGAGGAGTGCGAGCCGAGTTACGACGAGAACGTGCTCGCCGCCCTGAAACGCTGGCGCCTCGACGTCTCACGCGCAGCGGGACGCCCGGCTTACATGGTGTTCTCGGACGTGACACTCATGGCAATCGCCGAAGCCATGCCCGCAAACGAGACGGAACTGCTTGGCATCTCCGGCATCGGGCCGGTGAAGGTGGAGGAGTACGGCGCGGGCGTGCTGGCAACGCTTGAGGAGCACCGCCACTAA
- a CDS encoding M48 metallopeptidase family protein, with amino-acid sequence MSGMQYRVIRSARRAKTVQARVVGGVAEIRIPAHFTKAQEREMVEQMLTKLEKKTSTRLLDDDSLRTRAETLNKEILQGRATIGSVRWVSNQNTRWGSCTVSTGNIRISDRLRDVPAYVLDAVLVHELTHTFIPNHSKEFYAWADRVPKAERARGFLEAYQRYG; translated from the coding sequence ATGTCTGGGATGCAATATCGCGTGATCCGCTCCGCCCGTCGTGCGAAGACGGTGCAGGCCAGGGTGGTCGGCGGGGTGGCGGAGATCCGCATTCCGGCGCACTTCACCAAAGCGCAGGAGCGCGAGATGGTGGAGCAGATGCTGACCAAGTTGGAGAAGAAAACGTCGACGCGTTTGCTTGACGACGACTCCCTACGCACCCGCGCCGAAACCCTGAACAAGGAAATTCTGCAGGGGCGGGCAACGATTGGTTCGGTGCGGTGGGTGTCCAACCAGAACACGCGCTGGGGCTCCTGCACCGTATCGACCGGTAATATCCGCATCAGCGATCGGCTTCGCGACGTACCGGCCTACGTGCTGGACGCGGTGCTGGTGCACGAGTTAACGCACACCTTCATCCCGAACCATTCGAAAGAGTTCTACGCCTGGGCGGATCGGGTGCCCAAGGCGGAGCGCGCCCGCGGGTTTTTGGAGGCCTACCAGCGCTACGGCTAG
- a CDS encoding zinc-dependent metalloprotease: MSNGFGFSFPNDGNDDNEGRDNEGNNNDNGRGEPTNPFAAFGFGGNFGSGGFGGFGGPGGPGGAGGAGGAGAGGLGDILNQFGQMLSGMGSSMNAQEDGDAVNFDLAARMARQRIAGVNPVSEADSRAAEESFRLAELWLDGATALPASQAQAKAWNAQDWLEQTMPMWKRLVNPVAANMARAQLDTMPEEAREMMGPMVSMVNQMNSMQFGMKLGHALGDLAQQALTGTDFGLPVAPAGIGAVLPRNIAEISKGLDLPGQEVMVYIAAREAARQRLFRNVPWLVERLVSSVEEYAAGLQIDTSHIEEAVRDLNLDGGDPAQIQEAMQRLQDEDLSPRVGTRNATSTSRLETLIALVEGWVDVVVDEALSERIPTTPQLAEAWARRRATGGSAEQAFANIVGIELAAPRTREAAELWRRAGTAVGVDRRDAVWEHPDLLPSSEQLDNPASFIDTLLDDAPDTDLDDEFAKLEEELRNNPELKREDGDGKDDGSQDGTEL; this comes from the coding sequence ATGAGTAACGGATTCGGATTCTCCTTTCCCAACGACGGCAACGACGACAACGAGGGCAGGGACAACGAAGGCAACAACAACGACAACGGGCGTGGCGAGCCGACCAACCCGTTTGCAGCCTTCGGTTTCGGCGGAAACTTTGGGTCCGGCGGGTTCGGTGGATTCGGTGGCCCCGGCGGCCCTGGGGGCGCTGGTGGCGCTGGTGGCGCTGGTGCTGGCGGGCTTGGCGACATCCTGAATCAGTTCGGCCAAATGCTCTCCGGCATGGGCTCCTCCATGAACGCCCAGGAGGACGGCGACGCCGTCAACTTCGACCTGGCCGCCCGCATGGCTCGCCAGCGCATCGCCGGGGTGAACCCGGTCAGCGAGGCAGACTCCCGCGCCGCCGAGGAGTCCTTCCGCCTAGCGGAGCTCTGGCTCGACGGTGCCACCGCACTGCCCGCCAGCCAGGCACAGGCCAAGGCCTGGAACGCCCAAGATTGGCTGGAGCAGACCATGCCGATGTGGAAGCGCCTGGTCAACCCGGTCGCCGCCAACATGGCGCGCGCCCAGCTAGACACCATGCCCGAAGAGGCCCGCGAGATGATGGGCCCGATGGTCAGCATGGTTAACCAGATGAACTCCATGCAGTTCGGCATGAAGTTGGGCCACGCACTGGGTGACCTTGCCCAGCAGGCGCTGACCGGCACCGACTTCGGCCTGCCTGTCGCACCCGCCGGCATTGGTGCGGTCCTACCGCGCAACATCGCGGAGATTTCCAAGGGGCTGGACCTGCCGGGCCAGGAAGTGATGGTCTACATCGCCGCACGCGAGGCCGCGCGCCAGCGCCTGTTCCGCAACGTGCCGTGGCTTGTCGAGCGCCTCGTGTCCTCCGTGGAGGAATACGCCGCCGGCCTGCAGATTGACACCTCCCACATCGAAGAGGCCGTCCGCGACCTGAACCTGGATGGTGGCGATCCTGCACAGATCCAGGAGGCCATGCAGCGCCTGCAAGACGAGGACCTCTCCCCGCGCGTAGGCACCCGCAACGCTACCTCCACGTCGCGCTTGGAAACCCTGATCGCGCTTGTCGAAGGCTGGGTTGACGTCGTCGTCGACGAAGCCCTCAGCGAACGCATCCCCACCACCCCGCAACTCGCCGAGGCGTGGGCACGCCGCCGCGCCACCGGTGGTTCTGCTGAGCAGGCCTTTGCAAACATCGTCGGCATCGAACTCGCAGCACCCCGCACCCGCGAGGCCGCCGAACTGTGGCGTCGCGCAGGCACCGCTGTGGGCGTGGATCGTCGCGACGCCGTCTGGGAGCACCCCGACCTCCTGCCGTCCAGCGAGCAGCTGGACAACCCGGCGTCCTTCATCGACACGCTTCTCGACGACGCCCCCGACACCGACCTCGACGACGAATTTGCCAAGTTAGAGGAAGAACTGCGCAACAACCCCGAGTTGAAGCGCGAAGACGGCGACGGCAAGGACGACGGCAGCCAGGACGGCACGGAGCTGTAG